From a region of the Butyrivibrio sp. AE3004 genome:
- a CDS encoding LytR/AlgR family response regulator transcription factor: MKIAVCDDEEKIRNIIMSDLKLSFPDDEIISFGNGEDVLRAIEQDGYMPNIILLDIMMPGVSGMDVARKLRDISDDVVIIFITGEKQYVFDAFDVRAFHFLVKPFSNEKLVSVIKAAKEEIAKATLKPQKKYVMLNSRGSHIRLCASDIIFAEVYGARIIVHTRTDEIEYYGHLSELEKLVGDGFFRTHRGYLVNLQFVKKYDAGKCYMSKGEALISKQNYKVFVKALIDYNKKRAE; the protein is encoded by the coding sequence ATGAAGATAGCAGTATGTGATGATGAAGAAAAAATAAGAAACATAATAATGTCGGATCTGAAATTATCATTTCCGGATGATGAGATTATAAGCTTTGGCAATGGAGAAGATGTACTGAGAGCTATAGAACAAGATGGTTATATGCCTAATATTATTCTCCTGGATATTATGATGCCCGGGGTGTCCGGAATGGATGTTGCTAGGAAACTTCGTGATATTAGTGATGATGTTGTTATCATTTTTATAACAGGGGAAAAGCAATATGTATTTGATGCTTTTGATGTGAGAGCTTTCCATTTTCTTGTAAAGCCATTCTCAAATGAGAAGTTGGTAAGCGTGATAAAGGCTGCAAAAGAGGAAATAGCCAAAGCTACATTAAAGCCTCAAAAGAAGTATGTGATGTTGAACTCACGAGGCAGTCATATAAGACTATGCGCTTCTGACATTATATTTGCAGAAGTGTATGGGGCCAGGATAATCGTACACACAAGAACCGATGAAATTGAGTATTATGGACATCTTTCAGAACTGGAAAAGCTTGTAGGTGATGGCTTTTTCAGGACTCATAGAGGGTATCTTGTAAATTTGCAATTCGTAAAGAAGTATGATGCAGGAAAGTGCTATATGTCTAAGGGGGAAGCACTTATTTCAAAACAAAACTATAAGGTTTTTGTAAAAGCTTTGATAGATTACAACAAAAAGAGAGCGGAGTAA
- a CDS encoding DUF1016 N-terminal domain-containing protein yields MSNLIKIDNEYKDWITEVSKRFRQTQLKAAVKTNSDMLRFYWSLGRDIVGLSEKNNYGSGFYKTISEDLKDIFPDIKSFSPTNLKYMRYFYEMYPEILNRPQLGDDSENELNRPQAGDDLENAIFFIPWGHNKVIIDKCKGDSAKALFYVKKTLENNWSTYWRIQLRIIKVDSRRI; encoded by the coding sequence ATGAGCAACCTTATTAAAATTGATAATGAATATAAAGACTGGATTACAGAAGTATCAAAGCGTTTTAGACAGACCCAGCTAAAAGCTGCTGTGAAAACTAATAGTGATATGCTCAGGTTCTATTGGTCTCTTGGTAGGGATATTGTTGGATTGAGCGAAAAAAATAATTACGGATCTGGCTTTTATAAAACAATTAGTGAGGATCTTAAAGATATCTTTCCAGATATTAAATCGTTTTCGCCTACAAATCTTAAATATATGAGATATTTTTATGAGATGTATCCAGAAATATTAAATCGTCCTCAACTTGGGGACGATTCTGAAAATGAATTAAATCGTCCCCAGGCTGGGGACGATTTGGAAAATGCAATATTTTTTATTCCTTGGGGGCATAACAAAGTTATCATAGATAAGTGTAAAGGAGATTCCGCAAAGGCACTGTTCTATGTGAAGAAAACATTGGAAAACAATTGGTCAACCTATTGGCGTATCCAGTTACGAATTATCAAAGTTGATTCCAGAAGAATTTAA
- a CDS encoding nitroreductase family protein yields MEFNKVIQKRESVRKYSDTKPTEDQVKYILEAGRLAPTAFNKQPQRVYILKSGEALQRMDSVHPCRYGAPMVILVCSDKNAASNFQGGNSYLTDGVIAATHMMLAATDIGLDTCWAGVNDVLKTQKVFDLPENIYPICFLDLGFRASDFKGVSSDKKRNPIDSMVTIL; encoded by the coding sequence ATGGAATTTAATAAAGTTATTCAGAAGAGAGAGTCTGTTCGTAAGTACAGCGATACAAAGCCAACAGAAGATCAAGTGAAATATATTCTAGAAGCGGGGCGCTTAGCACCAACAGCTTTTAATAAACAACCACAACGAGTGTATATACTAAAAAGTGGAGAAGCTCTTCAGAGGATGGACAGTGTTCATCCATGCCGTTATGGAGCACCGATGGTAATTCTAGTATGTTCCGATAAAAATGCTGCAAGTAATTTTCAGGGTGGAAATAGCTATTTGACAGATGGTGTTATTGCAGCAACACATATGATGCTGGCAGCAACAGATATAGGATTGGATACATGTTGGGCTGGAGTGAATGATGTTCTTAAAACACAGAAGGTTTTTGACCTGCCAGAAAACATCTATCCTATTTGTTTCCTGGATTTGGGATTTCGCGCTAGCGATTTCAAAGGTGTATCTAGCGATAAAAAAAGGAATCCAATTGATTCAATGGTAACTATTTTATAA
- the tnpA gene encoding IS200/IS605 family transposase, with the protein MANKANSLAHTKWMCKYHIVFTPKYRRKIIYNQYKASIRDILKQLCAYKGVEIIEGHLMPDHVHMLVSIPPKLSVSQFMGYLKGKSALMIFDQHANLKYKFGNRHFWAEGYYVSTVGLNEATIKKYIQEQEKHDIAMDKLSVKEYEDPFKG; encoded by the coding sequence ATGGCCAATAAGGCAAATAGTTTAGCACACACTAAATGGATGTGTAAGTACCACATAGTGTTCACACCAAAGTATAGGAGAAAAATAATCTATAATCAATACAAGGCAAGTATAAGAGATATCTTGAAACAGCTTTGTGCTTATAAGGGAGTAGAGATTATAGAAGGACACTTAATGCCAGATCACGTACATATGCTGGTTAGTATTCCACCAAAGCTTAGCGTATCACAGTTTATGGGATATCTAAAAGGAAAGAGTGCGCTGATGATATTTGATCAGCACGCAAATTTGAAATATAAGTTTGGAAACAGACATTTCTGGGCAGAGGGATACTATGTAAGTACAGTGGGACTTAATGAGGCGACAATAAAGAAGTACATTCAGGAACAAGAAAAACATGATATAGCAATGGATAAACTGAGTGTGAAAGAGTATGAGGACCCCTTCAAGGGGTAG
- a CDS encoding IS91 family transposase → MKRNTLQDLFRDHYEEIQYTLHPRKTEMENIDKMINCGDPAYGGAMYGCPDCGTLKFVPFRCHSRFCPTCGAMYSQKRAQAMSFKLINCQHRHCVFTISKELRHYFLEDRDLLNCLFEATSSVINRMFYKINKSQNFTPGYILVLHTFGRPLEWNPHIHCLISEGGVGDTGFWRKVKFFSYPYMRHAFQTALLNLMEDRITDPNKKALFKKEKALSYKNQKEGFYVYGKPTLADRRTVAKYIGRYLGRPVIGLSRIDSYDKEHDTVTFHYNRHEDEVLVTETIPSMEFIKRLIQHIPEKDFKMIRYYGVYGRHRESDKKLYRLIHPSKKPFFKSFLQWRSGILSAFGYDPLSCPKCNSTMKFLELRFNHKRVSLEDLYEKTMGKCRPKSRAPSTKIGIVPSYSCA, encoded by the coding sequence ATGAAACGAAATACTCTACAAGATTTATTCCGCGATCATTATGAAGAAATTCAATATACTCTTCACCCCCGCAAGACCGAAATGGAAAACATCGATAAGATGATCAATTGCGGGGATCCTGCCTATGGCGGCGCCATGTACGGCTGCCCTGATTGTGGTACTCTCAAATTTGTTCCCTTTCGTTGTCATTCTAGATTCTGCCCTACATGTGGTGCCATGTATTCACAAAAGCGTGCTCAGGCTATGTCATTTAAGCTCATAAACTGTCAGCACCGTCACTGCGTATTCACCATATCAAAAGAATTACGCCATTACTTTCTCGAAGATCGTGACCTTCTTAATTGTCTTTTTGAAGCTACCAGCAGTGTTATTAACCGGATGTTCTACAAAATCAACAAGAGTCAGAACTTTACACCTGGTTACATCCTTGTTCTTCACACATTTGGTCGTCCTTTGGAATGGAATCCTCATATCCACTGCCTCATATCTGAAGGTGGTGTTGGAGACACCGGCTTCTGGCGCAAAGTAAAGTTCTTCAGTTACCCCTATATGCGCCATGCTTTTCAGACTGCTCTTCTGAATCTAATGGAAGATCGTATTACTGATCCCAATAAGAAAGCATTGTTTAAAAAAGAAAAAGCTCTCTCCTACAAAAATCAGAAAGAAGGCTTCTATGTCTATGGCAAACCCACTCTCGCTGACAGACGTACTGTTGCTAAATATATAGGCAGATATCTTGGTCGTCCTGTAATCGGGCTCTCAAGAATTGACTCTTATGATAAAGAGCATGATACTGTTACTTTCCACTACAACAGACATGAGGACGAAGTCCTTGTCACCGAGACCATACCTTCAATGGAATTCATCAAACGTCTTATACAGCACATACCAGAAAAAGACTTTAAGATGATACGTTATTATGGCGTGTATGGTCGTCATAGGGAGTCAGACAAAAAACTTTACCGTCTGATTCATCCTTCCAAAAAGCCATTCTTTAAATCATTCCTTCAATGGCGTTCAGGTATCCTGTCAGCATTCGGATATGATCCATTAAGTTGTCCCAAATGCAACAGCACCATGAAATTTCTTGAGTTGCGCTTCAACCACAAACGTGTTTCTCTCGAAGACTTATACGAAAAGACAATGGGAAAATGCCGTCCCAAGAGCAGAGCTCCGTCTACAAAAATCGGCATTGTTCCCTCGTATTCCTGCGCATGA
- a CDS encoding methyl-accepting chemotaxis protein, producing MNKKSAFEVYLSAVFKWGITALVSACMFATAMFIVEKTIGFYQVIPWIAVIIFGIMDVCFFITGMLILKSSFDEDGYLKDGKLQIGKIFCSVVLILQWNYIIYMVPTRTFWGFLCFFLILIGFFMDIKLLSVTGSICIVSMFVAWFVRGTALLPVKDELFITDVIMCVVGLVLSLAGLVMFLFFVSHFLITAKKDELEENNRRVTGVMDAVRSISSKMVTAGATLLDISSSESASAEELSATSDELVKNSNILGNKADESMANLSELNDCASIVEENVETVEKTSDNLLKKSKENEKSLNDLQGINSEVSDSMAVTTDIADRLLKAVEEIGTTLELIQGISSSTSLLALNASIEAARAGDAGKGFAVVATEVGKLAEDTQSSLKDVGAIIERVQKNVEEITGQVEINANKLAEQNEQFKTVFGDISEMTTMLNDSVNAIEEMNEAHKRQSEIIKKTVEINRNIAESIRSENEQFVAISTMAGNNATNTEHVAQQASAINDMVDEINRLLNN from the coding sequence ATGAATAAAAAATCTGCTTTTGAAGTATACCTGTCTGCGGTTTTTAAATGGGGTATTACTGCACTGGTATCGGCCTGTATGTTTGCTACAGCAATGTTCATAGTAGAAAAGACAATTGGCTTTTATCAGGTTATCCCTTGGATCGCAGTAATAATTTTCGGTATCATGGATGTGTGTTTCTTTATTACAGGAATGCTGATTCTTAAGTCTTCATTTGATGAAGATGGATATTTAAAAGATGGAAAACTTCAAATAGGAAAGATTTTCTGCTCAGTTGTTCTTATCCTTCAGTGGAACTACATTATTTACATGGTTCCGACCAGAACATTCTGGGGATTTTTATGTTTCTTCCTGATACTTATCGGATTCTTTATGGATATTAAGCTACTGTCCGTTACCGGCAGTATTTGTATTGTTTCTATGTTTGTTGCATGGTTTGTCAGAGGCACAGCTCTTTTGCCAGTAAAAGACGAACTCTTTATTACAGATGTAATCATGTGTGTTGTAGGCCTTGTGCTTTCGTTAGCCGGCCTTGTAATGTTCTTATTCTTTGTTTCACACTTTTTGATTACTGCCAAAAAGGATGAGCTTGAAGAGAACAACAGGCGTGTTACAGGTGTTATGGATGCTGTTCGTTCAATATCTTCCAAGATGGTAACTGCAGGAGCAACTCTTTTGGATATCTCATCAAGTGAGAGCGCTTCAGCAGAAGAGCTATCAGCAACAAGTGATGAGCTTGTTAAAAACAGTAATATTCTTGGTAATAAAGCAGATGAGAGTATGGCAAACTTGTCAGAGCTTAATGATTGCGCAAGCATTGTAGAAGAAAATGTTGAGACTGTTGAGAAGACATCTGACAACCTTCTTAAGAAGTCAAAAGAAAATGAGAAATCATTAAATGATCTTCAGGGAATAAATTCTGAAGTTTCTGATTCTATGGCAGTTACAACAGATATTGCAGACAGACTTCTAAAGGCAGTAGAAGAAATTGGAACAACGCTTGAACTTATTCAGGGAATTTCGTCATCAACAAGCCTTCTTGCTCTTAATGCTTCAATTGAGGCCGCAAGAGCGGGTGATGCTGGAAAGGGATTTGCTGTTGTAGCAACTGAAGTTGGTAAGCTTGCAGAAGACACGCAGAGCTCACTTAAGGACGTTGGTGCAATAATTGAAAGAGTTCAGAAGAACGTAGAAGAGATTACAGGACAGGTTGAGATAAATGCCAATAAGCTTGCTGAACAGAATGAACAGTTTAAGACAGTATTTGGCGACATAAGTGAAATGACTACAATGTTGAATGATTCGGTTAATGCAATTGAAGAGATGAATGAGGCACATAAACGCCAGTCAGAAATCATCAAAAAAACTGTTGAGATTAACCGGAATATCGCAGAGAGTATCAGAAGTGAGAACGAGCAGTTTGTGGCTATCAGTACCATGGCTGGAAATAATGCTACAAATACTGAGCATGTTGCACAGCAGGCTAGTGCAATCAATGACATGGTTGATGAGATTAATCGTCTTCTAAATAATTAA
- a CDS encoding DeoR family transcriptional regulator, with amino-acid sequence MHISGKFLQGHDNQVNDPINDPIKLEKRGQQIIDLLRQRSDMTRKEMGDKLGCSEATVKRELQKLIEKGVVKRVGSNKKGEWILVNFK; translated from the coding sequence ATGCATATCAGTGGCAAGTTTTTACAGGGTCACGATAACCAGGTAAATGACCCGATAAATGACCCGATAAAATTGGAAAAAAGGGGGCAGCAAATTATAGATTTGCTTCGTCAGAGATCTGATATGACAAGAAAAGAGATGGGAGACAAACTTGGCTGCTCTGAAGCTACTGTTAAAAGAGAACTACAAAAGCTGATTGAAAAGGGCGTAGTCAAGAGAGTGGGCTCAAATAAAAAAGGTGAATGGATTTTAGTAAATTTTAAATAA
- a CDS encoding type II toxin-antitoxin system PemK/MazF family toxin: MKRINYQVSRGDIYLADLGENIGSVQRGERPVVIVQNNKGNKYSPKIGVFGA; this comes from the coding sequence ATTAAAAGAATTAACTATCAAGTAAGTAGAGGAGATATATACTTAGCAGATCTTGGTGAAAATATCGGATCTGTGCAGAGAGGTGAACGTCCTGTTGTAATAGTACAAAATAATAAAGGAAATAAGTATTCACCTAAGATAGGCGTTTTTGGGGCGTAG
- a CDS encoding ATP-binding protein: MEIRRDIYLNKLISKKHNGLIKVVTGMRRCGKSYLLFNIFKEYLVNEGVNENHIIEIAFDSFENRKYRDPEVLFPYLMEKIADNEMYYVLLDEVQMLDDFESVLNSLGRKKNVDVYVTGSNAKFLSKDIITEFRGRGDEVHMYPLTYSEFMSVYDGDKQEGWRDYVLFGGIPLVLGFETADQKSDFLKSLFEETYISDITGRNNIRNKAELEELLNILSSAIGSLTNPSKLSATFKSVKNKTISKETIIKYIDYLKDSFLIDSAIRYDIKGKKYISTPSKYYFTDMGLRNARLNFRQVEETHAMENIIFNELKVRGYNVDVGVVVMNEVDKNGKKIRKQLEVDFVCNKGSKRFYIQSAYALPDKEKMEQEQRSLVNTGDGFKKIIITKDAVAPLYNDEGILVMSVYDFLLNPDSMEI; this comes from the coding sequence ATGGAAATACGTAGAGATATATATTTGAATAAGCTTATTTCAAAAAAACATAACGGACTAATTAAGGTTGTAACAGGTATGCGAAGATGTGGGAAATCGTACCTTTTATTTAATATTTTTAAAGAGTATCTGGTAAATGAAGGAGTTAATGAAAACCATATTATTGAGATTGCATTTGACTCTTTTGAGAATAGAAAGTATCGAGATCCTGAAGTTTTATTTCCATATCTGATGGAAAAAATCGCTGATAATGAAATGTATTACGTTTTATTAGATGAAGTTCAGATGCTCGATGATTTTGAATCAGTTCTTAATAGCCTCGGAAGAAAGAAAAATGTGGATGTATATGTAACGGGAAGTAATGCCAAGTTTCTGTCAAAAGATATTATTACTGAATTTCGTGGACGTGGGGATGAAGTTCATATGTATCCGTTAACATATAGTGAATTTATGAGTGTATATGACGGTGACAAACAGGAAGGCTGGAGGGATTATGTGCTGTTCGGTGGGATACCGCTTGTGCTAGGCTTTGAAACGGCTGATCAAAAATCTGATTTTTTAAAATCTCTATTTGAGGAAACCTATATTTCTGATATTACTGGAAGAAATAATATACGAAATAAGGCAGAGTTAGAAGAACTTCTGAACATTTTATCCTCAGCAATTGGATCGCTTACGAATCCAAGCAAGTTATCTGCGACTTTTAAAAGTGTTAAAAACAAGACTATAAGCAAAGAAACCATAATCAAATATATAGATTACCTTAAAGATTCATTTCTTATTGATAGTGCAATTCGATATGACATCAAGGGTAAAAAATACATTAGTACTCCATCGAAGTATTATTTTACCGATATGGGACTTAGAAATGCGAGACTTAATTTTAGACAGGTGGAGGAGACTCATGCAATGGAAAACATTATATTTAATGAATTAAAAGTTCGTGGATATAATGTGGACGTTGGTGTTGTCGTGATGAATGAAGTTGACAAAAATGGTAAGAAGATCCGAAAACAGTTGGAAGTGGATTTTGTCTGCAACAAAGGTTCAAAGAGATTTTATATTCAATCAGCCTATGCGTTGCCTGATAAAGAAAAGATGGAACAGGAACAACGCTCATTAGTGAATACAGGCGATGGATTTAAAAAAATTATAATTACAAAGGATGCTGTGGCACCGCTTTATAATGATGAAGGCATATTGGTAATGAGTGTTTATGATTTTCTTCTAAATCCAGATAGCATGGAAATCTAA
- a CDS encoding LytR/AlgR family response regulator transcription factor, whose product MKIAVCDDEEKIRNIIMSDLKLSFPDDEIISFGNGEDVLRAVEQDGYMPNIILPDIMMPGVSGMDVARKLRDISDDVVIIFITGEKQYVFDAFDVRAFHFLVKPFSNEKLVSVIKAAKEEIAKATLKPQKKYVMLNSRGSHIRLCVSDIIFAEVYGARIIVHTRTDEIEYYGHLSELEKLVGDGFFRTHRGYLVNLRFVKKYDAGKCYMAKGEALISKQNYKVFVKALIDYNKKRAE is encoded by the coding sequence ATGAAGATAGCAGTATGTGATGATGAAGAAAAAATAAGAAACATTATAATGTCGGATTTGAAATTATCATTCCCGGATGATGAGATTATAAGCTTTGGTAATGGAGAAGATGTACTGAGAGCTGTAGAACAAGATGGTTATATGCCTAATATTATTCTCCCGGATATTATGATGCCCGGGGTGTCCGGAATGGATGTCGCCAGGAAACTTCGTGATATTAGTGATGATGTTGTTATCATTTTTATAACAGGGGAAAAGCAATATGTATTTGATGCTTTTGATGTGAGAGCTTTCCATTTTCTTGTAAAGCCATTCTCAAATGAGAAGTTGGTAAGCGTGATAAAGGCTGCAAAAGAGGAAATAGCCAAAGCCACACTAAAACCTCAAAAGAAGTATGTGATGCTAAATTCACGAGGCAGTCATATAAGACTATGCGTTTCTGACATTATCTTTGCAGAAGTGTATGGTGCCAGGATAATCGTACACACAAGAACCGATGAAATTGAGTATTATGGACATCTTTCAGAACTGGAAAAGCTTGTAGGTGATGGCTTTTTCAGGACCCATAGAGGGTATCTTGTAAATTTGCGATTCGTAAAGAAGTACGATGCAGGAAAGTGCTATATGGCTAAGGGTGAAGCACTTATTTCAAAACAAAACTATAAGGTTTTTGTAAAAGCTTTGATAGATTACAACAAAAAGAGAGCGGAGTAA
- a CDS encoding DUF5688 family protein, with the protein MNYEEFKENLANDVKEQMEARSGSEVTVETRTVEKMNETYDALTVKPEDSIIGVHLNITKLYEEYENGKGRNI; encoded by the coding sequence ATGAACTACGAAGAGTTCAAGGAAAATCTTGCAAATGATGTTAAGGAGCAGATGGAGGCTAGATCAGGCTCCGAGGTTACAGTTGAAACAAGAACAGTAGAGAAGATGAATGAGACTTATGATGCGCTCACAGTTAAACCCGAGGATAGCATCATCGGTGTACACCTAAATATCACAAAACTTTATGAGGAATATGAGAATGGAAAAGGAAGAAATATATAA
- a CDS encoding Na+/H+ antiporter NhaC family protein produces the protein MIETGWISILPSIIAIALALITKEVYSSLLAGIITALVLYIPRKILKPKEFVETIVTGIESIIPPMLILILSWSLGGVCRQMIGTGEFISGFVSGANISLNQLPLFVFVIAALMSFSMGTSWGTFGILIPIVSMICQTSNGNAMLIPTLGATLAGSVYGDHCSPISDTTILSSTGAMCNHIRHVETQLPYATLVAASCAVGYFVNGFFNQPWVGLLSGAAVLLLALIIFIRTSSRRIFEY, from the coding sequence ATGATTGAGACAGGATGGATATCTATATTACCGTCAATTATAGCAATTGCCTTAGCGCTTATCACAAAAGAGGTTTACTCTTCACTCCTTGCAGGGATTATTACAGCACTTGTTTTATATATTCCAAGAAAGATATTGAAGCCCAAAGAATTTGTTGAGACTATAGTAACCGGCATTGAAAGTATCATACCGCCGATGCTTATACTCATTCTGTCCTGGAGTCTTGGCGGAGTATGCCGTCAGATGATAGGAACCGGAGAGTTTATATCGGGATTTGTATCAGGAGCAAATATTTCCTTGAACCAGTTGCCACTATTTGTTTTTGTGATTGCTGCACTCATGTCATTTTCAATGGGTACGTCATGGGGAACCTTTGGTATACTTATTCCTATTGTGTCAATGATTTGCCAGACTTCAAACGGAAATGCGATGCTAATTCCAACTCTTGGAGCAACGCTGGCAGGATCTGTGTATGGAGACCACTGCTCACCTATATCTGATACTACTATTCTTTCCTCAACAGGAGCTATGTGCAATCATATAAGGCACGTGGAAACCCAGCTACCATATGCAACGTTGGTTGCTGCTTCATGTGCGGTAGGATATTTTGTTAACGGATTTTTTAATCAGCCATGGGTCGGACTACTATCCGGTGCCGCAGTGCTGCTTTTAGCATTAATAATATTTATCCGGACATCATCACGCAGAATATTTGAATATTGA
- a CDS encoding DNA alkylation repair protein, with protein MIQKIREELFALEDIKYRDFQVGLIPGKTIETMIGVRTPALRKLAKDLAKKEDVTVFLRNLPHKYFDEDQLHAFIISEIKDYDTCINEVELFLPYVDNWATCDQMSPKIFKKHKTELLDNIKAWIRSDKTYTVRFAIGMLMQHYLDEDFSPQYPEMVAAVKSDEYYINMMIAWYFATALAKQYDEILPFITEKRLGTWTHNKTIQKAVESYRITPEQKEYLRTLKIKGESH; from the coding sequence ATGATACAGAAAATAAGAGAAGAGCTTTTTGCTTTAGAGGACATAAAATACAGGGATTTTCAGGTGGGACTTATACCAGGTAAAACCATTGAAACTATGATAGGAGTGAGGACACCTGCTCTTAGGAAGCTTGCAAAGGACCTTGCAAAAAAGGAAGATGTAACAGTATTTCTACGCAATCTCCCGCATAAGTATTTTGATGAGGACCAGCTGCATGCATTTATCATTTCTGAAATTAAGGACTATGATACCTGCATAAATGAAGTGGAGCTTTTTTTACCATATGTAGATAATTGGGCTACCTGCGATCAGATGTCACCAAAGATATTTAAAAAGCATAAAACCGAGCTTCTTGATAATATCAAAGCCTGGATAAGATCTGATAAAACCTACACCGTCAGATTCGCTATCGGTATGCTGATGCAGCATTATCTTGATGAAGACTTTTCGCCGCAATATCCGGAAATGGTTGCAGCGGTAAAGTCCGATGAATATTACATAAACATGATGATAGCCTGGTACTTTGCAACAGCGCTTGCTAAGCAGTACGACGAAATTCTTCCTTTCATCACGGAAAAACGCCTTGGTACCTGGACTCACAACAAGACAATTCAAAAGGCTGTGGAGAGCTATCGCATAACTCCGGAACAGAAGGAATACCTTAGGACGCTCAAAATAAAGGGGGAATCTCACTGA